One Cicer arietinum cultivar CDC Frontier isolate Library 1 chromosome 8, Cicar.CDCFrontier_v2.0, whole genome shotgun sequence DNA segment encodes these proteins:
- the LOC101492618 gene encoding LEAF RUST 10 DISEASE-RESISTANCEUS RECEPTOR-LIKE PROTEIN KINASE-like 1.2 isoform X4, giving the protein MSKPLQTLFAFSIILIITSCYAEISNTSSSTLCPISHCDNVSIHYPFWMKSKKINAKFLCGYPYFGIECSDQGKAIINLPSDTYYVTNINYENNSITLVDIDILDQKCPRARKNVTFSNLPLSFSSLDMKLSFYFNCSSYPSFLDPIGCWRLSNNIDEKLKSFVFVANELDESGFNNWKCEQHVVVIVKNDELNDVGSVGGLINGFGSAMKKGFVLDWRREEDCGECEIFGGYCAYDQNTKKSTCICRNGSVAKSCKKGSLDWKLKFVIGVASAVLGALAMTSFIYFYKRRKNSSYAKSYIQSHNLSSDISSKDPEMGSQHFGRSQNFGVQHFNYSELEEATNHFDPSKELGEGGFGTVYFGKLHDGRCVAVKRLYENNYKRVEQFMNEVKILARLVHPNLVSLYGCTSRHSRELLLVYEYVSNGTVADHLHGKQAKHGKLSWPIRMNIAVETASALKYLHVSDIIHRDIKTNNILLDAHFRVKVADFGLSRLFPMDHTHVSTAPQGTPGYVDPDYHQCYQLTEKSDVYSFGVVMIELISSLPAVDITRHRHEINLANMAINRIQNQALHELVDPTLGFESDPKVKKMINAVAELAFQCLQSSKEMRPYMDEVLETLKDIQSDGKHKSQPEVLDISSSADDAVLLNHDPPPLSPDSNVVSNSTISNASG; this is encoded by the exons ATGTCAAAACCCTTACAAACCCTTTTTGCATTTTCCATCATCCTCATAATAACATCATGTTATGCTGAAATCTCCaacacatcatcatcaacacTATGTCCTATTTCTCATTGTGACAATGTTTCCATTCACTACCCTTTTTGGATGAAgtccaaaaaaataaatgccAAATTTTTGTGTGGTTACCCTTATTTTGGCATTGAGTGTTCTGATCAAGGCAAAGCCATAATCAATCTTCCAAGTGACACATATTATGTGACAAATATAAACTatgaaaataattcaattacCTTAGTTGACATAGATATATTAGATCAAAAATGTCCAAGGGCAAGAAAAAATGTTACATTTTCAAACCTTCCTTTATCTTTTAGCTCATTAGATATGAaacttagtttttattttaattgtagtTCTTACCCTTCATTTTTAGACCCTATAGGGTGTTGGAGACTTAGTAATAATATTGATGAAAAATTGAAGTCTTTTGTGTTTGTGGCTAATGAATTAGATGAAAGTggttttaataattggaagtgtGAGCAACATGTTGTGGTGATAGTGAAGAATGATGAGTTAAATGATGTTGGAAGTGTTGGTGGTTTGATTAATGGGTTTGGTTCAGCTATGAAAAAAGGGTTTGTGCTTGATTGGAGAAGAGAGGAAGATTGTGGTGAGTGTGAGATTTTTGGTGGATATTGTGCATATGATCAAAACACTAAGAAATCCACATGCATATGTCGAAATGGAAGTGTTGCTAAAAGTTGCAAAAAAG GCTCATTGGATTGGAAGTTGAAATTTGTTATTG gTGTTGCTTCTGCTGTGTTAGGAGCACTTGCTATGACaagttttatatatttctatAAGCGTCGAAAGAATAGTAGTTATGCAAAGTCATATATTCAGTCTCACAACCTCTCTTCAGATATATCTTCAAAGGACCCTGAGATGGGAAGTCAACACTTTGGAAGAAGTCAAAATTTTGGAGTGCAACATTTCAATTATAGTGAGCTTGAAGAGGCTACAAACCACTTTGATCCATCCAAAGAACTCGGAGAAGGAGGCTTTGGGACAGTGTATTTTG GCAAACTGCATGATGGTCGTTGTGTCGCAGTGAAGAGGTTATATGAGAACAATTACAAAAGAGTTGAGCAATTCATGAATGAAGTTAAAATCCTAGCGAGATTAGTCCATCCAAATCTTGTGTCGCTGTATGGATGTACTTCACGCCACAGTCGCGAACTTCTACTTGTCTACGAGTATGTTTCTAATGGAACTGTCGCTGATCATCTTCATGGTAAACAAGCAAAACATGGAAAACTGTCTTGGCCTATTAGAATGAATATTGCTGTGGAGACAGCTAGTGCATTGAAGTATCTTCATGTTTCTGACATTATTCACAGGGATATAAAAACCAATAATATTCTTCTCGATGCCCATTTTCGTGTCAAAGTAGCAGATTTTGGACTCTCGCGCCTTTTTCCGATGGATCATACTCATGTTTCAACAGCTCCACAAGGTACTCCAGGTTATGTCGATCCCGACTACCATCAGTGCTATCAACTTACTGAAAAGAGTGATGTCTATAGCTTTGGAGTTGTGATGATAGAGTTGATATCGTCTCTTCCTGCTGTCGATATCACAAGGCATAGACATGAAATCAATTTGGCCAACATGGCTATCAATAGAATTCAAAATCAAGCATTGCATGAACTTGTGGATCCTACTCTTGGTTTTGAATCAGATCCCAAAgtaaagaaaatgataaatgCTGTGGCTGAGTTAGCATTTCAGTGTTTGCAAAGTTCTAAAGAAATGAGACCTTATATGGATGAAGTGTTGGAAACTTTAAAAGATATTCAGAGTGATGGTAAGCATAAAAGTCAACCTGAGGTATTGGACATTTCAAGCTCAGCTGATGATGCTGTGTTGTTGAATCATGATCCACCTCCACTATCACCTGATTCAAATGTTGTGAGCAATTCTACAATATCGAATGCTAGTGGATAA
- the LOC101492618 gene encoding LEAF RUST 10 DISEASE-RESISTANCEUS RECEPTOR-LIKE PROTEIN KINASE-like 1.2 isoform X1 — MSPPLLLPPFSFIIKTFIFLPLFFLIPTYTTSDVESYTYCAPFSCGNLTNISYPFWNINNQPSYCGHPNFTLHCQHNNLTIEINSQKFHIIDINQTSQILKIAKLDLWSYDATTTYSCPKQYNINLDSNFFKYTSNDKNYTLLYECDPLPNPYSSPLSPKVFQKISCLIDGKPQDAYLVSSDKLIDFIAMNCKNSIIVPSLKSSLNEDSNILEEGFEIGWSDMEEDICDGCVKSSGRCGYNVSQNEVMCLCPNSQYFDDCGICNMKSKTKIWMDNYDCKRSRLYKSMAPSPLGEPIHGKTPSNGFTPSHAIVPSYVPNSKDSSDSSSSLDWKLKFVIGVASAVLGALAMTSFIYFYKRRKNSSYAKSYIQSHNLSSDISSKDPEMGSQHFGRSQNFGVQHFNYSELEEATNHFDPSKELGEGGFGTVYFGKLHDGRCVAVKRLYENNYKRVEQFMNEVKILARLVHPNLVSLYGCTSRHSRELLLVYEYVSNGTVADHLHGKQAKHGKLSWPIRMNIAVETASALKYLHVSDIIHRDIKTNNILLDAHFRVKVADFGLSRLFPMDHTHVSTAPQGTPGYVDPDYHQCYQLTEKSDVYSFGVVMIELISSLPAVDITRHRHEINLANMAINRIQNQALHELVDPTLGFESDPKVKKMINAVAELAFQCLQSSKEMRPYMDEVLETLKDIQSDGKHKSQPEVLDISSSADDAVLLNHDPPPLSPDSNVVSNSTISNASG, encoded by the exons ATGTCTCCACCTCTTCTTCTACCTCCTTTTTCCTTCATCATCAAAACCTTTATCTTCCTCCCACTCTTCTTCTTAATCCCAACATACACCACTAGTGATGTTGAAAGTTACACATATTGTGCACCTTTTAGTTGTGGAAATCTAACAAACATTAGTTATCCATTTTGGAACATCAACAATCAACCAAGTTATTGTGGCCATCCAAACTTCACTCTCCATTGCCAACACAATAACTTGACTATTGAAATCAACTCACAAAAGTTTCACATCATTGATATAAATCAAACATCTCAAATTTTGAAGATTGCAAAGTTGGATTTATGGAGTTATGATGCTACTACTACATATTCTTGTCCtaaacaatataatataaacttggATTCAAATTTCTTCAAGTACACTTCCAACGACAAAAACTATACTCTATTGTATGAGTGTGATCCTCTTCCTAATCCATACTCATCTCCTTTGAGTCctaaagtttttcaaaaaatttcttgCCTCATTGATGGTAAACCTCAAGATGCATACTTAGTGTCAagtgataaattgattgatTTCATTGCTATGAATTGTAAGAATAGCATCATAGTTCCAAGCCTAAAGAGTTCCTTAAATGAAGACTCTAATATTTTAGAGGAAGGATTTGAGATTGGTTGGAGTGATATGGAAGAAGATATATGCGATGGTTGTGTGAAATCTAGTGGAAGATGTGGATACAATGTATCTCAAAATGAAGTTATGTGTCTTTGTCCTAATTCacaatattttgatgattgtggaATTTGCAACATGAAATCAAAGACTAAGATATGGATGGACAACTATGATTGTAAAAGATCTAGATTGTATAAATCTATGGCACCTTCACCATTAGGAGAACCAATACATGGAAAAACACCGTCAAATGGATTCACACCATCACATGCGATAGTACCGTCCTATGTTCCAAATTCAAAAGACTCTTCTGATTCTTCAA GCTCATTGGATTGGAAGTTGAAATTTGTTATTG gTGTTGCTTCTGCTGTGTTAGGAGCACTTGCTATGACaagttttatatatttctatAAGCGTCGAAAGAATAGTAGTTATGCAAAGTCATATATTCAGTCTCACAACCTCTCTTCAGATATATCTTCAAAGGACCCTGAGATGGGAAGTCAACACTTTGGAAGAAGTCAAAATTTTGGAGTGCAACATTTCAATTATAGTGAGCTTGAAGAGGCTACAAACCACTTTGATCCATCCAAAGAACTCGGAGAAGGAGGCTTTGGGACAGTGTATTTTG GCAAACTGCATGATGGTCGTTGTGTCGCAGTGAAGAGGTTATATGAGAACAATTACAAAAGAGTTGAGCAATTCATGAATGAAGTTAAAATCCTAGCGAGATTAGTCCATCCAAATCTTGTGTCGCTGTATGGATGTACTTCACGCCACAGTCGCGAACTTCTACTTGTCTACGAGTATGTTTCTAATGGAACTGTCGCTGATCATCTTCATGGTAAACAAGCAAAACATGGAAAACTGTCTTGGCCTATTAGAATGAATATTGCTGTGGAGACAGCTAGTGCATTGAAGTATCTTCATGTTTCTGACATTATTCACAGGGATATAAAAACCAATAATATTCTTCTCGATGCCCATTTTCGTGTCAAAGTAGCAGATTTTGGACTCTCGCGCCTTTTTCCGATGGATCATACTCATGTTTCAACAGCTCCACAAGGTACTCCAGGTTATGTCGATCCCGACTACCATCAGTGCTATCAACTTACTGAAAAGAGTGATGTCTATAGCTTTGGAGTTGTGATGATAGAGTTGATATCGTCTCTTCCTGCTGTCGATATCACAAGGCATAGACATGAAATCAATTTGGCCAACATGGCTATCAATAGAATTCAAAATCAAGCATTGCATGAACTTGTGGATCCTACTCTTGGTTTTGAATCAGATCCCAAAgtaaagaaaatgataaatgCTGTGGCTGAGTTAGCATTTCAGTGTTTGCAAAGTTCTAAAGAAATGAGACCTTATATGGATGAAGTGTTGGAAACTTTAAAAGATATTCAGAGTGATGGTAAGCATAAAAGTCAACCTGAGGTATTGGACATTTCAAGCTCAGCTGATGATGCTGTGTTGTTGAATCATGATCCACCTCCACTATCACCTGATTCAAATGTTGTGAGCAATTCTACAATATCGAATGCTAGTGGATAA
- the LOC101492618 gene encoding LEAF RUST 10 DISEASE-RESISTANCEUS RECEPTOR-LIKE PROTEIN KINASE-like 1.4 isoform X3: protein MKMKNEIPILIIIKYLCFFFLIIITTSNSEPQPQSYSYYSSCKNTSYSYNCGKLSNIFYPFWGQNRHFSCGAGEPFHLHCHNNETTTILLSSQNFTVLEINTLNHIIKLKRTDLFQNICSPQFDNTFLSPIVFQYLPTVNNITIFYNCTSLPGDSLCGTQNQAFCHIGGEDKVFDEISDSRNCERHIRVPAGEGFPLWPYYNGVVDFDDLTRGLNEGFEVNYSVNKECSKCLGSEKGDCKSDYIDKHVELCYYVDCPDGSMACSTHCHKRSLDWKLKFVIGVASAVLGALAMTSFIYFYKRRKNSSYAKSYIQSHNLSSDISSKDPEMGSQHFGRSQNFGVQHFNYSELEEATNHFDPSKELGEGGFGTVYFGKLHDGRCVAVKRLYENNYKRVEQFMNEVKILARLVHPNLVSLYGCTSRHSRELLLVYEYVSNGTVADHLHGKQAKHGKLSWPIRMNIAVETASALKYLHVSDIIHRDIKTNNILLDAHFRVKVADFGLSRLFPMDHTHVSTAPQGTPGYVDPDYHQCYQLTEKSDVYSFGVVMIELISSLPAVDITRHRHEINLANMAINRIQNQALHELVDPTLGFESDPKVKKMINAVAELAFQCLQSSKEMRPYMDEVLETLKDIQSDGKHKSQPEVLDISSSADDAVLLNHDPPPLSPDSNVVSNSTISNASG from the exons atgaaaatgaaaaatgaaatccCTATACTGATAATTATTAAATACTTgtgtttctttttcttaataataataaccactTCCAATTCTGAACCTCAACCTCAATCATATTCCTATTATTCAAGTTGTAAAAATACCAGCTACTCCTACAACTGCGGAAAACTCTCCAACATCTTCTACCCATTCTGGGGACAAAATCGTCATTTTTCCTGTGGTGCTGGAGAACCTTTTCACCTTCATTGCCACAACAACGAAACTACTACCATTCTATTATCCTCACAGAATTTCACAGTTCTTGAAATTAATACACTAAATCACATCATCAAACTCAAAAGAACAGATCTTTTCCAAAACATTTGTTCTCCTCAATTTGATAATACTTTTTTGAGTCCAATTGTTTTTCAATATCTTCCAACTGTCAACAACATCACCATATTCTACAATTGTACCTCTCTACCTGGAGATTCTCTATGTGGAACTCAGAATCAAGCTTTTTGTCATATTGGTGGTGAAgataaggtgtttgatgaaatttctGACTCACGGAATTGCGAGAGACACATTCGAGTGCCTGCAGGGGAAGGCTTTCCTCTGTGGCCTTATTATAATGGTGTAGTTGACTTTGATGATCTTACAAGAGGTTTGAATGAAGGATTTGAGGTGAATTATAGTGTGAATAAGGAATGTTCAAAGTGTTTGGGAAGTGAAAAAGGAGATTGCAAGAGtgattatattgataaacaTGTAGAATTATGCTACTATGTTGATTGTCCAGATGGATCTATGGCTTGTTCCACACACTGTCACAAAC GCTCATTGGATTGGAAGTTGAAATTTGTTATTG gTGTTGCTTCTGCTGTGTTAGGAGCACTTGCTATGACaagttttatatatttctatAAGCGTCGAAAGAATAGTAGTTATGCAAAGTCATATATTCAGTCTCACAACCTCTCTTCAGATATATCTTCAAAGGACCCTGAGATGGGAAGTCAACACTTTGGAAGAAGTCAAAATTTTGGAGTGCAACATTTCAATTATAGTGAGCTTGAAGAGGCTACAAACCACTTTGATCCATCCAAAGAACTCGGAGAAGGAGGCTTTGGGACAGTGTATTTTG GCAAACTGCATGATGGTCGTTGTGTCGCAGTGAAGAGGTTATATGAGAACAATTACAAAAGAGTTGAGCAATTCATGAATGAAGTTAAAATCCTAGCGAGATTAGTCCATCCAAATCTTGTGTCGCTGTATGGATGTACTTCACGCCACAGTCGCGAACTTCTACTTGTCTACGAGTATGTTTCTAATGGAACTGTCGCTGATCATCTTCATGGTAAACAAGCAAAACATGGAAAACTGTCTTGGCCTATTAGAATGAATATTGCTGTGGAGACAGCTAGTGCATTGAAGTATCTTCATGTTTCTGACATTATTCACAGGGATATAAAAACCAATAATATTCTTCTCGATGCCCATTTTCGTGTCAAAGTAGCAGATTTTGGACTCTCGCGCCTTTTTCCGATGGATCATACTCATGTTTCAACAGCTCCACAAGGTACTCCAGGTTATGTCGATCCCGACTACCATCAGTGCTATCAACTTACTGAAAAGAGTGATGTCTATAGCTTTGGAGTTGTGATGATAGAGTTGATATCGTCTCTTCCTGCTGTCGATATCACAAGGCATAGACATGAAATCAATTTGGCCAACATGGCTATCAATAGAATTCAAAATCAAGCATTGCATGAACTTGTGGATCCTACTCTTGGTTTTGAATCAGATCCCAAAgtaaagaaaatgataaatgCTGTGGCTGAGTTAGCATTTCAGTGTTTGCAAAGTTCTAAAGAAATGAGACCTTATATGGATGAAGTGTTGGAAACTTTAAAAGATATTCAGAGTGATGGTAAGCATAAAAGTCAACCTGAGGTATTGGACATTTCAAGCTCAGCTGATGATGCTGTGTTGTTGAATCATGATCCACCTCCACTATCACCTGATTCAAATGTTGTGAGCAATTCTACAATATCGAATGCTAGTGGATAA
- the LOC101492618 gene encoding LEAF RUST 10 DISEASE-RESISTANCEUS RECEPTOR-LIKE PROTEIN KINASE-like 1.2 isoform X2 yields the protein MKPQMIFLQISFHYNKPQLLAETIISQILFTSRPNYGLLGLISFGNRRVKTKIKPQLHIITIILFLVTTVKSINPKFEACTPQTCGTGPSIKYPFWIPYQQDSFCGYPQFEITCMNSNPVLRTSNYEFLVKNISYSNSSFTAANIALLEEKCPAPMYNYSLDQTPFTYSSENSNLSFFYNCTTEPIDYPTYEVDCAKNATHYSFAVFHKEALEHKNYSMNECQFMVNAPLALNTSVNFTSLLKMNYTEILKVGFVLNWTAPDCQHCEKSGGRCGFDNYKFLCFCKDKSYLKICGDDGSLDWKLKFVIGVASAVLGALAMTSFIYFYKRRKNSSYAKSYIQSHNLSSDISSKDPEMGSQHFGRSQNFGVQHFNYSELEEATNHFDPSKELGEGGFGTVYFGKLHDGRCVAVKRLYENNYKRVEQFMNEVKILARLVHPNLVSLYGCTSRHSRELLLVYEYVSNGTVADHLHGKQAKHGKLSWPIRMNIAVETASALKYLHVSDIIHRDIKTNNILLDAHFRVKVADFGLSRLFPMDHTHVSTAPQGTPGYVDPDYHQCYQLTEKSDVYSFGVVMIELISSLPAVDITRHRHEINLANMAINRIQNQALHELVDPTLGFESDPKVKKMINAVAELAFQCLQSSKEMRPYMDEVLETLKDIQSDGKHKSQPEVLDISSSADDAVLLNHDPPPLSPDSNVVSNSTISNASG from the exons ATGAAGCCCCAAATGATATTCCTTCAAATCTCCTTCCATTACAATAAACCTCAACTCTTGGCTGAAACAATCATAAGTCAGATTTTATTTACCTCCCGACCGAACTATGGATTATTAGGACTCATTTCCTTTGGAAATCGGAGggttaaaaccaaaataaaaccTCAACTACACATTATCACCATTATCTTGTTCTTGGTTACCACTGTTAAATCTATTAATCCAAAATTTGAAGCTTGCACACCTCAAACATGTGGAACTGGTCCCTCCATAAAGTATCCTTTTTGGATTCCTTATCAACAAGATTCATTTTGTGGCTATCCTCAATTTGAGATAACTTGCATGAACAGCAATCCAGTTCTAAGAActtcaaattatgaatttttagtaaaaaacatTTCTTATTCAAACTCTTCATTTACTGCAGCCAACATAGCTCTCTTAGAAGAAAAGTGTCCTGCTCCTATGTATAATTACAGCCTTGACCAAACTCCATTTACCTATAGTTCTGAAAATTCCAATCTCTCTTTCTTTTACAACTGCACCACAGAACCTATAGATTACCCTACTTATGAAGTAGACTGTGCAAAAAATGCTACACATTATTCTTTTGCTGTTTTTCATAAGGAGGCACTGGAGCACAAAAATTATTCCATGAATGAGTGTCAGTTTATGGTTAATGCACCATTGGCCTTGAATACTAGTGTTAATTTTACTAGCTTGTTGAAAATGAATTACACTGAAATTTTGAAGGTGGGGTTTGTTTTGAATTGGACTGCACCTGATTGCCAACATTGTGAGAaaagtggtggaagatgtggaTTTGATAATTATAAGTTCCTATGTTTCTGCAAGGATAAGTCCTACCTTAAAATTTGTGGTGATGATG GCTCATTGGATTGGAAGTTGAAATTTGTTATTG gTGTTGCTTCTGCTGTGTTAGGAGCACTTGCTATGACaagttttatatatttctatAAGCGTCGAAAGAATAGTAGTTATGCAAAGTCATATATTCAGTCTCACAACCTCTCTTCAGATATATCTTCAAAGGACCCTGAGATGGGAAGTCAACACTTTGGAAGAAGTCAAAATTTTGGAGTGCAACATTTCAATTATAGTGAGCTTGAAGAGGCTACAAACCACTTTGATCCATCCAAAGAACTCGGAGAAGGAGGCTTTGGGACAGTGTATTTTG GCAAACTGCATGATGGTCGTTGTGTCGCAGTGAAGAGGTTATATGAGAACAATTACAAAAGAGTTGAGCAATTCATGAATGAAGTTAAAATCCTAGCGAGATTAGTCCATCCAAATCTTGTGTCGCTGTATGGATGTACTTCACGCCACAGTCGCGAACTTCTACTTGTCTACGAGTATGTTTCTAATGGAACTGTCGCTGATCATCTTCATGGTAAACAAGCAAAACATGGAAAACTGTCTTGGCCTATTAGAATGAATATTGCTGTGGAGACAGCTAGTGCATTGAAGTATCTTCATGTTTCTGACATTATTCACAGGGATATAAAAACCAATAATATTCTTCTCGATGCCCATTTTCGTGTCAAAGTAGCAGATTTTGGACTCTCGCGCCTTTTTCCGATGGATCATACTCATGTTTCAACAGCTCCACAAGGTACTCCAGGTTATGTCGATCCCGACTACCATCAGTGCTATCAACTTACTGAAAAGAGTGATGTCTATAGCTTTGGAGTTGTGATGATAGAGTTGATATCGTCTCTTCCTGCTGTCGATATCACAAGGCATAGACATGAAATCAATTTGGCCAACATGGCTATCAATAGAATTCAAAATCAAGCATTGCATGAACTTGTGGATCCTACTCTTGGTTTTGAATCAGATCCCAAAgtaaagaaaatgataaatgCTGTGGCTGAGTTAGCATTTCAGTGTTTGCAAAGTTCTAAAGAAATGAGACCTTATATGGATGAAGTGTTGGAAACTTTAAAAGATATTCAGAGTGATGGTAAGCATAAAAGTCAACCTGAGGTATTGGACATTTCAAGCTCAGCTGATGATGCTGTGTTGTTGAATCATGATCCACCTCCACTATCACCTGATTCAAATGTTGTGAGCAATTCTACAATATCGAATGCTAGTGGATAA